CTTCATGAATTTCTCGGAGAACATAATCCACCTCTTTCTCAGATAAGCATTTCAAAAGAGGTCCCTGAAATGATCTCCTGTACAACatattatttaagagaacaaacctgggaTCTTGTCTCTTAATCTTCTGGGCTTGGGCTCTATCCTCGGACAGTTCATTATTTATAATGAACTTGATCAGAGGTGTCATCCAGGAGTCACTGGGTACtggtaatatttcttcctcagtGGAAAGGATTAACCGGGAAACATGCAAGACTTCACGGGTTCTTACTTCTGATAAAGAAGCAGCCATTTTTGCCAGAGTATCTGCCTCGCCATTCTCTTCCCGGGGTATTTGTTCAATACCCCAATCCGTAAAGACTTATGCTCGGGCTTTGATGAGCTGTAAGTATTTTAGCATCATGTCATCCTTAGCTTCATACACGCCCTTTATCTGCTGAGTAATGAGTTGCGAATCAGAATATAGAATAATCCGGGAAGCTCCAACTTCTCGGGCAGCTTGGATACCAGCCAGATCGGCTTCGTACTCGGCTTCATTGTTGGTTACCCGGGAGTCAATCCTCAGtgccaattttatcttctctccCGGGGGAGATATTATCACAGCTCCTACTCCACACCCAGTGAGGCTAGATTCCCCATCCACGAATACTCTCCATACTTCCTCCTCATTAGGTTGTACCATCTTCAGATAAAAAATCTGACAGAGCTTGCGCTTTGATGGCAACCTGAGGCTTGTACAATATGTCATATTCTCCCAACTCTACTGTCCACTTGATTATCCGCCCGGATACTTCTGAATGAGTCATGATCCTGCCAAGAGGATTATTGGTAAGAACAATGATTTGATGTGACAGGAAGTAAGATCGTAGCTTTCTGGAGGTCATGATCAAGGCCAAAGCAACCTTCTCTATTTCACTGTAACGGAGCTTGGGGCCTCTTAGAGCATGACTGACATAGTAGACAGGCTTTTGATCAGAGCCTTCTTCTTTTATTAGAACTAAGCTGACAGCATACTCTGTAGTAGACAGATAAACAAATAGTTTTTCCCCGGGCTCCAGCTTTTTACCAACACAGGGAGCTCTGCAAGGTGAATCTTCAAGTCCTGGAAGGCCTGTTCACATTTCTTATCCCACCCGAATTGTTGGGCCTTGCTTAGAACCTGGAAGAAAGGATAACTTCTGTGTGCTGACCGGGATATAAATCGAGATAAAGAAGCTATCCTCCCGGTCAGCTTCTGTACTTCTTTGACAGATCGGGGAGATGGCATACACAACACGGATTTGACTTTTTCCTGATTCACCTTGATCCCTCGATCTGTCACTATGAATCCCAAGAATTTGCCACTCTTTATGCCAAAAATACATTTGGCAGGGTTAAGCTTGATCCCGTAATGCATGAGAGTGGCAAAAGTTTCTTCTAGATCAACAATAATGCTTGCCACCTCCCGGGTCTTGCCcagaatatcatccacatagacttCTACATTTCGTTCCAGCTGCTTCTCGAAAACTTTGTTCATCAGACGCTGGTAGGtagcccctgcattcttcaacccgaaaggcattacaatataacaaaaagtacctcccgaggtgatgaaaCTGGCCTTGTCTTGATCACTCTTGGCCAGGGGAATTTGATGATACCCCTGGTATGCGTCCATGAAACTCAGCAATTCGAAGCCTGAGGTGGAATCTACCAGCTGATCAATCATGGGTAGGGGATAATGATCCTTGGGACAAGCTTTATTTAGATTGCGGAAGTCTACACACATGCGCCACTTCCCGGTAGATTTGGGCACCAATaccacattcgagagccatGTAGGGAATTGAATTTCCCGAATGTGGCCGGCCTTCAGAAGCTTTTTTACTTGCTCATCAATAACTTTGTGCTTTTCAGGACTAAAGTGTCTCTTTTTCTGCTTCACCGGGTGAGATCCCGGGAAAATGTTCAGTTGGTGCTCCGATATCACGGGAGAAATCCCTGTCAACTCCTGTTGGGACCAGGCAAACACATGAATATTAGCTTTGAAACAGTTAATCAAACTAACCTGGGTGGATGCACTGAGGTCCCGAGCCACCCGGATTTGCTGGCCTGGTCCGACTTCTATCATCTCCTGCTCCTCCTCTGCTACAAAATGTACTTCCCCATTCCCCACCACTCTTCCTCCCATTTCATCCACCTTTGCTCTCTTCCCTTCCCTCCTGGTTTTTCTTTGATCAGCCCGGACTGCCTCCACATAACATTTCCGAGAAGATGGCTGATCTCCCCGGACTTCCCCTACCCGGGCCCCCACTGAAAACTTTATCTTTTGGTGGTAGGTGGATGCGACAGCCCTCAGCTCGTTCATGGCCGGCCTCCCAAGAATGATATTATACGAAGATGGGGAATACACTACAGTGAAAGAGGTCATTGCTGTCTTCTTAAGATCCTGAGAGCCCAGGGTTAGTGGTAGGACAATCTCCCCTTCTGGGTAGACCACGTGGCTAGCAAAGCCAAAGAGGGCAGTTTCCACAGCTTCCAAGTGAAAACCTTGCAAATCTATCTGTGCAAAGGCATCTTTAAAAATCACATTTACTGAACTGCCCGAGTCAACAAAGACCCTCAAAATGTCATAATTTGCCACCCGGGCTTGGATAACCAGGGCATCATTGTGGGGCAGATTCACCCCCATCAAATCTTCCGGGCAAAAACTGATGACCGCCTCATTCCTCCTTGCTCCCTCTACCTCCATACACTCCCTCCTACTTCTCGACTTCCTCGCCCGGttggagtctccatcagtagagcctcctgatatcattttaatcaaCCCCGTAGCAGGGGGCGAATTATTTTTTCTCTCGGGCTCAGGCTCCCTTCTTCTCCCGGGCTCACTCCTCGGATTATTCCTCATATCTCCCCATCGGGCACTGAATCCTGGTTGCCGAGATGTCCAAGGTGGCAATCTCGGCCTCTGGTTATCGTGACTGGGTCTCGGGATGGAAGGTAAGGAATAATTGCCCTTCAGTGTTTTGCAGTCCTCGGTGTTATGATAACACACTTTGAGGAGAGTGCAAAATCCTCTCCTCTCTAGTCGGGATAACTGATGGTCTGGGGCCAAGTCTTTGCTGCATTCTTGCACTTCCCTCTCCCGGGCAATCTTTAAAGGCACGTGATGAGAAAAGTGTCCTGGATTACCCCTCTTCTGTCCCCTCTCCTCAGGCTTAGACACCCGGTCTACTCTCTTCTTTTTTATAACCTCCCTCTTCTGCTTCTGAGCCTCTTCCATATTGATGTACTTCTCTGCCCGGGATAATAAGTCCTCGAAATCGTCGGGCACCTTCTTGGCCAGTGATTTGAAAAACTCACCCTCCCTTAAACCCTGGGTAAATGCGGTAGTCTTTGTTTTAGTGGCACAAGTGGGGACATCCAGAGCCACTCTGTTGAATCTTCTGATATAAGCCCTTAAACTTTCCTCCGGGCTATGCTTGACCTCGAAAAGACTGAAAGCAGTCTTCTTGTACTTTTTGCTGCTGCTGAAATGGTGTGGAACACCTTTTGGAAATCTTTGAAAAAACTAATACTCTGGGGGGCCAAACCCTCAAATCATCTCTGAGCCGAATCTACCAATGTTGTTAGGAACACTTTACACTTTATTCTATCAGTGTAACAGTGCAGCATGGCCATGTTCTCAAATCTGGCCAAGTGTTCCTTAGGGTCTGCGTTGCCATCATAGTCTTTTATTTTGGCAGACTTGAAATTTCCGGGCAGGGGTTCCCGGACAATAATGTCAGCAAATGGGCATCCTCTAGTGATTGCCCGGGAATTGCTCCGGTTCTCCAATTGTCCTTCCAGGACCTTCATCTTCTGCCTCAGCTCCAGCAACTCTTCTGCCACGGTTGGAGATTTGGACCCGGCAGTGGACTCCTCAGCCTCCTGtctctcctcctcctcctccaacTCCTGCTCTTGCTCCTGCTCACGCTCTTGTTTATTTTCGGGCGGTGTAATATGCTGAGAAACTTCTTTTCTGGCCATAGCTTGCTTCACTGTATCGGATATCATCTTTTTCAATTCTTCCGGGGTCATGGTAATGAGATTTGGCCCGGCTTTATTAACACCAACTTGTCTGGAGGTCTGCCCTCCATCTTCCTGGGCCCGAGAATTATCTTGGTTGGTTCTTCTCgtacgagccatatcaacgtcttgaACTCAAGTTTttccacagacggcgccaatgatgtgatctcgctgagatgggtgagccgggttaggagctccaacggatcaaatcaataatttatagtgtTGGGGAATTTGAGTGAAGGTAATGGCTTGGActaacacctgcaaacaatgaaagaaactcgtgaatgggcgtcggaggggtgtccggcgtagccactccgatgctaaagtcggcaggttgaagat
The sequence above is a segment of the Primulina tabacum isolate GXHZ01 chromosome 6, ASM2559414v2, whole genome shotgun sequence genome. Coding sequences within it:
- the LOC142550202 gene encoding uncharacterized protein LOC142550202; translated protein: MVQPNEEEVWRVFVDGESSLTGCGVGAVIISPPGEKIKLALRIDSRVTNNEAEYEADLAGIQAAREVGASRIILYSDSQLITQQIKGVYEAKDDMMLKYLQLIKARA